The Bacteroidota bacterium genome includes the window CTCCATTCTTCAATCCGCGGAGTTGATCCGGCGATGCCGCGCGCTTGTTTGCAATGACAGCGCCCCGATGCATCTTGCCGTGGCCGTCCGGACGCCTGTCGTGGCGATATTCGGAGCCACGGTGCCGGAGTTTGGATTCGCGCCGATCGGGGAGCGTGACGTCGTCCTGGAGACGAAGGGCCTCCCGTGCCGCCCGTGCAGTATTCACGGTGGCGATGTCTGTCCGGTGAAGACCTTTGTCTGCATGTTGGATATTCCTGTGGGAAGGGTGGTAGAGGCGGTGGAGAAACTGTTATAAGCAACGGCGAAGTCCAGTGAGAAATGTAGCTTCAGAAATCGTCAGCAAGGCGGCGGAGGT containing:
- a CDS encoding glycosyltransferase family 9 protein, whose protein sequence is SILQSAELIRRCRALVCNDSAPMHLAVAVRTPVVAIFGATVPEFGFAPIGERDVVLETKGLPCRPCSIHGGDVCPVKTFVCMLDIPVGRVVEAVEKLL